One region of Turicibacter bilis genomic DNA includes:
- the jag gene encoding RNA-binding cell elongation regulator Jag/EloR, with translation MKSKIFEGKVMDDIIVAAQNHFHHDQQHLTIHVLEEKKGIFGIGAYVKAKVTLNLDPIEEGKKYLLQLLSDLCLEGTVEVDSAQHSVTFNIDSNNNGMIIGREGKTLQAIQTLTSQVVNQYTKSHLKVLVDINGYKQQHNQKIEYFARKIAKEVTQTKIDAKLDPMNAYDRRLIHQALSDWKHIQTVSEGADPNRYIMIKYKR, from the coding sequence ATGAAATCCAAAATATTCGAAGGAAAAGTTATGGATGATATCATTGTGGCAGCACAGAATCATTTTCATCACGACCAACAACATTTGACGATTCATGTATTGGAAGAGAAAAAAGGGATCTTCGGAATTGGAGCCTATGTTAAAGCAAAGGTCACATTAAATCTTGATCCAATCGAAGAAGGAAAAAAATATCTTCTTCAACTACTTAGTGATTTATGTTTAGAAGGAACTGTCGAAGTAGATTCGGCACAACATTCTGTCACATTTAACATAGACAGCAATAACAATGGAATGATTATTGGCCGTGAAGGAAAAACACTTCAAGCCATTCAAACCTTAACTAGCCAAGTCGTGAATCAATATACCAAATCTCATTTAAAAGTACTTGTGGATATTAACGGCTATAAACAACAACACAACCAAAAAATTGAGTACTTCGCACGCAAAATTGCTAAAGAAGTCACTCAAACAAAAATCGATGCTAAACTTGATCCGATGAATGCATACGATCGCCGATTAATCCATCAAGCTTTATCTGATTGGAAACACATCCAGACCGTGTCTGAAGGTGCCGATCCGAACCGATACATTATGATTAAATATAAACGATAA
- the dnaA gene encoding chromosomal replication initiator protein DnaA — protein MEKYQRIWDDAIDRLKSNISQQSFDMFFSTPKKVYKVKNNKMYVVVQNNHEQFMLDKFYLKEVVEMIAEVSGFNYDVKFITNDYVKNDQQAFDLTKPDPNLPKYYRGNLNTTYTFDRFVAGKSNRLAYMIALQVAERPGEVANPLYIFGGVGLGKTHLMQAIGNFILDDNPSSRILYCTSEKFIDDYRHATLDNNFEAFKEKYRNIDVLLIDDIQFLSKKEQTQTEFFNTFNELYNNNKQIVITSDRPASDLKDIMDRLTSRFEWGLQADIQIPDTQTRIEIMKKKLAGENINLEEFPEEVLEFIASKFNSNVRTLEGALKRLIFYATINNSDFTIELANEALRDLFKAEQKNSKVDVNNIIKEVGAYYDVSVADILSKKRKKNIAFARQVAMFLTRELTGSSFPKIGEAFSGRDHTTIMHGCEKIEKELKESDELKKAISDLKQVLS, from the coding sequence GTGGAAAAATATCAACGAATATGGGATGATGCTATTGATCGATTAAAATCGAATATTTCTCAACAATCTTTTGATATGTTCTTTAGCACTCCAAAGAAAGTGTATAAAGTTAAAAATAATAAAATGTATGTTGTGGTTCAAAATAATCACGAACAATTTATGCTAGATAAATTTTATTTAAAAGAAGTTGTTGAAATGATTGCTGAAGTATCAGGTTTCAACTACGATGTTAAATTTATTACGAATGATTATGTAAAAAATGATCAGCAAGCATTTGATTTAACCAAACCCGATCCTAATCTTCCAAAATATTATCGTGGAAACTTAAATACGACGTATACGTTTGATCGCTTTGTTGCGGGGAAAAGCAATCGTTTAGCGTATATGATTGCTTTACAGGTTGCAGAACGTCCAGGAGAAGTTGCCAATCCACTTTATATTTTCGGTGGGGTAGGTCTAGGAAAGACACATTTAATGCAAGCAATTGGAAATTTCATTTTAGATGATAATCCTTCATCTCGAATTTTATATTGTACATCAGAGAAGTTTATTGATGATTATCGTCATGCGACGCTAGATAATAATTTTGAAGCATTTAAAGAAAAGTATCGTAATATTGATGTTTTATTAATTGATGATATTCAGTTTTTATCTAAAAAAGAACAAACACAAACTGAGTTTTTCAATACGTTCAATGAACTTTATAATAATAATAAGCAAATTGTTATTACATCAGATCGTCCAGCATCTGATTTAAAAGATATCATGGATCGTTTAACTTCACGTTTTGAATGGGGATTGCAAGCTGATATTCAAATTCCAGATACGCAAACGCGCATCGAGATCATGAAGAAAAAATTGGCCGGAGAAAATATTAATCTAGAAGAATTCCCAGAGGAAGTTTTAGAATTTATCGCAAGTAAGTTTAATAGTAATGTTCGTACATTAGAAGGGGCATTGAAACGATTGATTTTTTATGCGACAATTAATAATTCAGACTTTACGATTGAACTGGCAAATGAAGCGTTAAGAGATCTATTTAAAGCAGAGCAAAAAAATTCAAAAGTAGATGTGAATAACATTATTAAAGAAGTCGGAGCGTACTACGATGTGTCGGTTGCTGACATTTTATCGAAAAAACGTAAGAAAAATATTGCGTTTGCTCGACAAGTTGCGATGTTTTTAACACGTGAATTAACGGGAAGCTCGTTCCCAAAAATCGGGGAAGCCTTTAGCGGACGAGATCACACAACGATTATGCATGGTTGTGAAAAGATTGAAAAAGAGCTTAAAGAAAGTGATGAACTTAAAAAAGCAATTAGCGATTTAAAACAAGTTCTATCTTAA
- a CDS encoding YgiQ family radical SAM protein, with the protein MSEFLPVTHEEMKARGWEQADFVYITGDAYVDHPSFGAAIITRTLEAYGYKVCIISQPNWKEVEEFRRFGKPRLGFLISSGNIDSMVNHYSVSKRRRKKDSYTPNGEMGKRPDRATIVYSHMARQAYPDVPIIVGGIEASLRRLAHYDYWDDKVRHSLLLDAKADLLLYGMGEKIIIEVADALNAGIAVEDLVYIRGSVWKTKDLSRAYDYIMLPSYEEIVADKMTYAKSFNIQYENTDSIVAKTLVEPCQGWYVVQNPPGERLTQEEMDYTYALPYTREYHPMYKELGHIPAIDEVKFSLISNRGCYGGCNFCALTFHQGRTIQTRSKESIIEEAKKITEDVNFKGYIHDVGGPTANFYAPSCDKQITKGVCKKKQCLHPNPCKQLKVDHSEYLDLLRQLRTLPNVKKVFVRSGIRYDYVMYDKNDEFFHELVEHHVSGQLKVAPEHVSDKVLHYMGKPTRSLYDRFVRKYYAINKKLNKDQYLVPYLMSSHPGCDLHGAIELAEYLRDINHQPEQVQDFYPTPGTLSTTMFYTGVDPRTMTPVYVPKNPNEKAMQRALIQYKNPKNYDLVYEALQKAGRLDLVGYEPECLIRPVKPKLPVKSSKLTTKSNQKQQKNYQKPSHKKAYEGGKKKRKSR; encoded by the coding sequence ATGTCAGAATTTTTACCAGTAACACACGAGGAAATGAAGGCTCGTGGTTGGGAACAGGCTGACTTCGTTTATATTACGGGTGATGCTTATGTGGATCATCCTTCATTTGGTGCTGCGATTATTACAAGAACACTTGAAGCATATGGTTATAAGGTTTGTATTATTTCACAACCAAATTGGAAAGAGGTTGAAGAGTTTAGACGTTTTGGAAAGCCTCGTTTAGGTTTTTTAATTTCTTCTGGAAATATTGATTCGATGGTCAATCATTATTCGGTATCTAAACGCCGTCGTAAAAAAGATTCTTATACTCCTAATGGGGAAATGGGAAAACGTCCTGACCGTGCAACTATTGTTTATTCTCATATGGCACGTCAAGCTTATCCAGATGTTCCGATTATTGTAGGTGGAATTGAGGCATCTTTACGTCGTCTGGCTCACTATGATTATTGGGATGATAAAGTTCGTCATTCTTTATTATTAGATGCTAAAGCTGATTTATTACTTTATGGGATGGGCGAAAAAATTATTATTGAGGTTGCTGATGCTTTAAATGCTGGAATTGCAGTTGAAGACTTAGTTTATATTCGTGGATCTGTTTGGAAAACTAAAGATTTAAGTCGTGCTTATGATTACATCATGCTTCCAAGCTACGAAGAAATTGTAGCGGATAAAATGACTTATGCAAAAAGTTTTAATATCCAATATGAGAATACGGATTCAATTGTCGCAAAAACATTAGTTGAGCCTTGCCAAGGTTGGTATGTAGTTCAAAATCCACCAGGTGAACGTTTAACTCAAGAAGAAATGGATTATACGTACGCTCTTCCTTATACAAGAGAATATCACCCAATGTATAAAGAATTAGGACATATTCCAGCAATTGATGAAGTGAAATTTAGTTTAATTTCTAATCGCGGATGTTATGGTGGGTGTAATTTCTGTGCTCTAACCTTCCATCAAGGACGTACCATTCAAACACGTTCTAAAGAATCAATTATTGAGGAAGCTAAGAAGATCACGGAAGATGTTAATTTTAAAGGATATATTCATGATGTTGGAGGACCAACAGCTAATTTCTATGCCCCAAGTTGTGATAAACAAATAACAAAAGGTGTTTGTAAGAAAAAGCAATGTTTACATCCTAATCCATGTAAACAATTAAAAGTAGATCATAGTGAGTATCTTGATCTTCTTCGACAATTAAGAACTTTACCAAATGTGAAGAAAGTATTTGTTCGTTCAGGAATTCGTTATGATTATGTGATGTATGATAAAAATGATGAATTTTTCCATGAATTAGTTGAACATCATGTCAGCGGACAATTAAAAGTGGCCCCTGAGCATGTTTCAGATAAGGTGTTACATTATATGGGGAAACCAACACGTTCTTTATATGATCGATTTGTAAGAAAATATTATGCAATTAATAAAAAGTTAAATAAGGATCAGTACTTAGTGCCATATTTAATGAGTTCACATCCAGGTTGTGATTTACATGGTGCCATTGAATTAGCTGAGTATTTACGTGATATTAATCATCAGCCAGAACAGGTACAAGATTTCTATCCAACACCAGGTACGTTATCCACAACGATGTTCTATACAGGCGTCGATCCTCGTACAATGACACCAGTTTATGTTCCAAAAAATCCTAATGAGAAGGCAATGCAACGTGCCTTAATTCAATATAAAAATCCAAAGAATTATGATTTAGTTTATGAAGCCTTACAAAAAGCCGGACGTTTAGATTTAGTTGGCTATGAACCTGAATGTTTAATTAGACCAGTAAAACCAAAATTACCAGTAAAATCAAGTAAACTAACGACTAAATCAAATCAAAAACAACAAAAAAATTATCAAAAGCCAAGTCATAAAAAGGCTTATGAAGGTGGAAAGAAAAAAAGAAAATCTCGCTAA
- the asnS gene encoding asparagine--tRNA ligase, whose amino-acid sequence MEKIVVRQLFRNLDRYANQIVELNGWVRNNRAQKSFGFLMVNDGSFFETIQVVYEENLENFKEVQKFRVGSAVTVRGLVVPTPDAKQPFEIKAQEVILEGDCPEDYPIQPKRHTREFLREVAHLRPRTNLFAAVFRVRSLVAHAIHSYFQEQNFVYVHTPIITGSDAEGAGEMFQVTTLDFNNVPRTEEGAVDFKQDFFAKSTNLTVSGQLEAETFALALRDVYTFGPTFRAENSNTQRHAAEFWMIEPEIAFADLQDDMDLAEGMVKYIINYVLEHAPEEMAFFDQFVSKGVLERVKAVAASDFKRLPYTEAIEILLQADKKFENPVSWGIDLSTEHERYLTDEVFKAPVFVTDYPKDIKAFYMRLNDDQKTVAAMDLLVPGVGELIGGSQREERLEILEQRMDEIGVPKEELDWYLDLRRYGGVKHAGFGLGFERMIMYITGVENIRDVVPFPRTPKNAEF is encoded by the coding sequence ATGGAAAAAATCGTTGTACGTCAATTATTTAGAAACTTAGATCGTTATGCTAACCAAATCGTTGAATTAAACGGATGGGTTCGTAATAACCGTGCTCAAAAATCATTTGGATTCTTAATGGTGAATGATGGTTCATTCTTCGAGACAATCCAAGTTGTTTATGAGGAAAACTTAGAAAACTTTAAAGAAGTTCAAAAGTTCCGTGTTGGTTCAGCAGTCACAGTTCGTGGATTAGTAGTGCCAACACCAGATGCTAAACAACCATTTGAAATCAAAGCACAGGAGGTAATTTTAGAAGGCGATTGTCCTGAAGATTACCCAATCCAACCAAAACGCCACACACGTGAATTCTTGCGTGAAGTTGCACACTTACGCCCACGCACAAACTTATTCGCTGCAGTATTCCGTGTTCGCTCTTTAGTTGCTCATGCTATCCACAGCTACTTCCAAGAGCAAAATTTCGTTTATGTTCATACACCAATTATCACGGGATCTGATGCTGAAGGTGCGGGAGAAATGTTCCAAGTGACAACATTAGATTTTAACAACGTTCCACGTACTGAAGAAGGAGCAGTTGATTTCAAACAAGACTTCTTCGCTAAATCAACAAATTTAACAGTATCAGGACAATTAGAAGCTGAAACATTCGCATTGGCTTTACGTGATGTATACACATTCGGACCAACATTCCGTGCAGAAAACTCTAATACTCAACGCCATGCCGCTGAATTCTGGATGATTGAACCAGAAATTGCATTTGCTGACTTACAAGATGATATGGATTTAGCAGAAGGTATGGTTAAATATATTATCAACTACGTATTAGAGCATGCTCCAGAAGAAATGGCATTCTTTGATCAATTCGTAAGCAAAGGAGTTTTAGAGCGTGTTAAAGCAGTAGCAGCATCTGATTTCAAACGCCTTCCATATACAGAAGCAATCGAAATCTTATTACAAGCTGATAAAAAATTCGAAAACCCAGTATCTTGGGGAATTGACTTATCAACAGAACATGAACGTTACTTAACTGATGAAGTATTTAAAGCACCAGTTTTCGTAACAGACTATCCAAAAGATATCAAAGCCTTCTACATGCGTTTAAATGATGATCAAAAAACTGTTGCTGCGATGGACCTTTTAGTACCAGGTGTTGGTGAATTAATCGGTGGTTCACAACGTGAAGAACGTTTAGAAATCCTAGAACAACGTATGGACGAAATCGGAGTACCAAAAGAAGAATTAGATTGGTATTTAGATTTACGCCGTTATGGTGGAGTCAAACATGCTGGATTCGGTTTAGGGTTTGAACGTATGATCATGTACATCACAGGAGTAGAAAATATCCGTGATGTAGTCCCATTCCCACGTACACCTAAAAATGCAGAATTCTAA
- the rpmH gene encoding 50S ribosomal protein L34 has translation MKRTWQPNKRKRAKTHGFRARMATPGGRNVLARRRKKGRKVLCA, from the coding sequence ATGAAACGTACTTGGCAACCAAACAAACGTAAACGTGCAAAAACTCATGGTTTCCGCGCTCGTATGGCAACACCAGGAGGACGCAATGTTTTAGCTCGTCGTCGTAAAAAAGGTAGAAAAGTGTTATGTGCATAA
- the dnaN gene encoding DNA polymerase III subunit beta has product MKIKVDRQLLLTQLSYISKAIPTKTPLPVLTGIKFVVAEEGLYLTTSDSDITINTFLPLEVNDTQVIQIDSVGSIIIPGKYFIEIIKKLNGDNIEISTFEGNYVTIKCGRSEYTLNGFDVTQYPNIELIKHDNPIHLEKQLLKTIIRQTVFSTANSENRPVLTGVNFRYDADELMCVATDSFRLSKKLVPLNKLHEPFNIVIPGRSLIELSKILDDSHESVDVYLANNQILFQIGNISFQSRLLDGIYPETKEFVPTTFGIEIKANYHELYNAFDRAALIARDQVSNVVKLNILPEEGKLLITANSPEVGKVEEEVQVEMISGGELRIACSALFIIDALKAINNSDVIMSFNGDMRPFILRDQYDETTIQLIVPVRME; this is encoded by the coding sequence TTGAAAATTAAAGTTGATCGTCAATTGTTACTAACCCAGCTGTCGTATATTAGCAAGGCAATTCCTACAAAGACACCACTTCCAGTGTTAACAGGGATTAAGTTTGTTGTTGCAGAAGAAGGTCTTTACTTAACAACGAGTGATTCAGATATTACGATTAATACTTTTTTACCGTTAGAGGTAAACGATACGCAAGTGATTCAAATTGATTCTGTCGGATCAATCATTATTCCAGGGAAATATTTTATTGAAATTATTAAAAAATTAAATGGTGACAATATCGAAATCAGTACATTTGAAGGAAATTATGTCACAATTAAATGTGGACGAAGTGAGTATACGTTAAATGGATTTGATGTGACTCAATATCCAAATATTGAGTTAATCAAACATGATAATCCAATTCATTTAGAAAAACAATTATTAAAAACGATTATTCGTCAAACGGTATTCTCAACAGCAAATAGTGAAAACCGTCCAGTGTTAACAGGGGTTAATTTCCGTTATGATGCAGATGAGTTAATGTGTGTAGCAACAGATAGCTTCCGTTTATCGAAAAAGCTTGTTCCGTTAAACAAGTTACATGAACCATTTAACATTGTTATTCCAGGACGTAGTTTAATCGAGTTATCAAAAATTTTAGATGATTCTCATGAATCAGTGGATGTCTATTTAGCAAATAATCAAATTTTATTCCAAATTGGAAATATTTCATTCCAATCTCGTTTATTAGATGGGATTTATCCAGAAACAAAAGAATTCGTTCCAACGACATTCGGGATTGAAATCAAAGCAAATTATCATGAATTATATAATGCATTTGATCGTGCTGCTTTAATTGCACGTGATCAAGTTTCAAATGTTGTTAAATTAAATATTTTACCTGAAGAAGGTAAGTTATTAATTACAGCAAATTCTCCAGAGGTTGGAAAAGTTGAAGAAGAAGTTCAAGTTGAAATGATTTCAGGTGGAGAATTACGTATTGCATGTAGTGCTTTATTTATCATCGATGCTTTAAAGGCAATCAATAATTCAGATGTAATTATGAGTTTCAATGGTGATATGCGTCCATTTATTTTACGTGATCAATACGATGAAACAACAATTCAATTAATTGTTCCAGTTCGTATGGAGTAG
- a CDS encoding ABC transporter permease: MKSSKFWNYVLYNYLRKIKSKAFIGFNIFLIIVGLLISQLGSIVKFFNETFDYSETIYIVDETNQLYSQFQKDFNNLLPEVILEQGTESEDVLNQKVEDGDISAYFIINYNEQNLLSATYVAKDFSNSSYYTIGEQVLSGYNKQIAMKSAKLTQEQVNLLNQNFSMEKISLDENAQTAEESMGNLAIAYIAIILIFLFSYLYSVYAGQEIMEEKTSRVMEIIITSISPIKQLYGKIVYNSLYALTQLTIFMVLFTISIQYMLKSLPTEVLDTVSVMISPEQAKIVIYIIIFAIVAYLVYLVSVLILSSIISSVEEYQIAISPIMVIGLVSFYIGIFGMTAPEAPFIKIMSMIPFISPYIMPLRVATMTVSTPMIWLSIALNIVVIVVILTFGARVYKNGVLNYSGDSVIKKFIQATKKS, from the coding sequence ATGAAGAGTAGTAAGTTTTGGAATTATGTTTTGTATAACTATTTACGTAAAATTAAAAGTAAAGCTTTTATTGGATTTAATATCTTTCTAATCATTGTTGGATTACTCATCAGCCAACTCGGATCCATCGTTAAATTTTTTAATGAAACTTTTGATTACTCTGAAACAATTTATATTGTGGATGAAACAAATCAACTCTATTCACAATTTCAAAAAGATTTTAATAATTTATTACCTGAAGTGATCTTAGAACAAGGGACTGAGTCAGAAGACGTTCTTAACCAAAAAGTCGAAGATGGGGATATCTCAGCCTATTTCATCATCAACTACAATGAACAAAATCTCCTTAGTGCAACCTATGTGGCCAAAGATTTTTCTAACAGCTCTTACTACACCATTGGAGAGCAAGTTCTTTCAGGTTATAACAAGCAAATTGCTATGAAATCGGCGAAGCTGACTCAAGAGCAAGTTAATTTACTCAATCAAAACTTCTCAATGGAAAAAATCTCATTAGATGAAAATGCACAAACCGCTGAGGAATCAATGGGCAACTTAGCCATAGCTTATATTGCCATTATCCTCATCTTCTTATTTTCATATCTTTACTCGGTCTATGCCGGTCAAGAAATCATGGAAGAGAAAACATCAAGAGTCATGGAAATTATTATTACTTCCATTTCGCCAATCAAACAACTTTACGGAAAAATTGTGTATAACAGCTTATACGCCTTAACGCAACTTACCATTTTCATGGTCTTATTCACTATTTCAATTCAATACATGCTAAAGAGTTTGCCTACCGAAGTACTTGATACGGTCTCAGTCATGATTTCTCCCGAACAAGCAAAAATCGTTATTTACATCATTATTTTTGCTATCGTTGCTTACCTAGTCTATCTCGTAAGTGTACTCATTTTAAGCTCAATTATCAGTTCTGTGGAAGAATATCAAATCGCCATTTCACCTATCATGGTCATTGGACTCGTTTCATTCTACATCGGAATCTTTGGAATGACTGCACCTGAGGCACCCTTTATCAAAATCATGTCCATGATTCCATTCATTTCACCTTATATCATGCCACTTCGCGTCGCTACAATGACCGTATCAACCCCAATGATTTGGCTTTCAATTGCCTTAAACATTGTTGTGATCGTCGTGATTCTAACATTTGGAGCACGTGTTTACAAAAATGGAGTCTTGAACTACTCAGGTGATTCAGTCATCAAAAAATTTATTCAGGCAACAAAAAAATCATAA
- the mnmE gene encoding tRNA uridine-5-carboxymethylaminomethyl(34) synthesis GTPase MnmE, whose protein sequence is MLQDTIAGIATAMGEGAISIIRVSGDDALPIANKLFRGKDLTTVPSHTINYGFIYDPETNKKVDEVLVSVMRAPKTFTVEDVVEINCHGGILVTNKILELLLVAGARIAEPGEFTKRAFLNGRIDLAQAESIMDIIHAKSEQSLSLALNGLDGRVSRLIKEMREEILNIVANIEVNIDYPEYDDVEEMTNDILLPRSIEIHEKMLKLLDTAKTGKILRDGIKTAIIGRPNVGKSSLLNQLMREEKAIVTNIAGTTRDTVEGYINIGGLTLNLIDTAGIRETKDIVEAIGVEKSKKLINEAELVLLVLNNNEALTADDRELLQLTADKNRIIILNKTDLETNIERSELPSYVETSMVLEQGIEVLENSIKKMFEIGDIGSSDMTYLSNARHIAKLKQAITSIEDAINAMQMGMLVDMVEIDIKNAWYSLGEILGEEIGDSLLDELFSKFCLGK, encoded by the coding sequence ATGTTACAAGATACAATTGCGGGAATTGCAACCGCAATGGGTGAAGGTGCCATTTCAATTATTCGTGTTAGTGGAGATGACGCTTTACCAATTGCTAATAAACTATTCCGTGGTAAAGATTTAACAACAGTACCGAGCCATACCATTAACTATGGTTTTATATATGATCCTGAAACAAATAAAAAAGTCGATGAAGTATTAGTCTCTGTTATGCGAGCACCTAAAACATTCACAGTCGAAGACGTCGTTGAAATTAACTGTCACGGTGGAATCTTAGTCACAAATAAAATTCTTGAATTATTATTGGTGGCTGGTGCACGAATCGCTGAACCAGGAGAATTTACAAAACGTGCGTTCTTAAATGGACGTATCGACTTAGCACAAGCTGAATCAATCATGGACATTATTCACGCCAAAAGTGAACAATCCTTATCACTTGCTTTAAATGGATTAGATGGACGTGTATCTCGCCTAATCAAAGAAATGCGCGAAGAAATTTTAAATATTGTTGCTAACATCGAAGTTAACATCGACTATCCAGAGTACGATGATGTGGAAGAAATGACGAATGACATTTTACTTCCTCGTTCAATCGAGATTCACGAAAAAATGTTAAAACTACTCGACACAGCTAAAACAGGGAAAATCCTACGAGATGGAATTAAAACTGCAATTATCGGGCGTCCTAACGTCGGAAAATCGAGCCTTCTCAATCAATTAATGCGCGAAGAAAAAGCTATCGTAACCAACATTGCTGGAACAACACGCGACACAGTAGAAGGATATATCAATATCGGGGGATTAACCTTAAACTTAATTGATACAGCTGGAATTCGTGAAACGAAAGATATCGTTGAGGCGATTGGTGTCGAAAAATCTAAGAAATTAATCAATGAAGCCGAATTAGTCTTACTTGTTTTAAATAATAATGAAGCATTAACTGCTGATGATCGTGAATTATTACAATTAACTGCCGATAAAAATCGTATCATCATCTTAAATAAAACTGACTTAGAAACTAACATTGAACGTTCTGAATTACCATCGTATGTAGAAACATCAATGGTACTTGAGCAAGGAATCGAAGTCTTAGAAAATAGTATCAAAAAAATGTTTGAAATCGGGGACATTGGTTCATCTGATATGACTTACTTATCAAATGCACGCCATATTGCAAAATTAAAACAAGCCATTACTTCAATTGAAGATGCCATCAATGCTATGCAAATGGGAATGCTTGTGGATATGGTAGAAATCGATATAAAAAATGCCTGGTATTCACTTGGAGAAATTCTAGGAGAAGAAATTGGAGATTCGTTACTAGATGAACTCTTCAGTAAATTCTGTTTAGGTAAATAA
- the rnpA gene encoding ribonuclease P protein component, whose protein sequence is MQKSYRIKKSQEIEQVMKRGRSKANPYFIVYKYANKETDNFRIAISVGKKIGKAFERNKIKRYIRNVTTEHKHEMNPDYDYFVIARKGVKDLDYATFKEKLEQLYKKMDIIPK, encoded by the coding sequence ATGCAAAAAAGTTATCGAATTAAAAAAAGTCAAGAAATTGAACAAGTCATGAAACGAGGACGTTCAAAAGCGAATCCTTACTTTATTGTATATAAGTATGCCAATAAAGAGACTGACAACTTCAGAATTGCAATCTCAGTTGGGAAAAAAATCGGAAAAGCCTTTGAACGTAATAAAATCAAACGCTACATCCGTAACGTCACAACTGAACATAAGCATGAAATGAATCCAGATTATGATTACTTCGTAATCGCTCGTAAAGGCGTAAAAGATTTAGACTATGCAACTTTTAAAGAAAAATTAGAACAACTATATAAAAAAATGGATATTATTCCAAAATAA
- a CDS encoding Maf family protein, whose protein sequence is MGIILASQSPRRKELLELAGIKHRVIVSQVDEMLDEDLDVAGQVQDLAIQKACAVAELFPQETIIGADTIVVFGGKILGKPKNEEDAFNMLKSLSGRKHQVMTGVSIINKDKELLTSFVNITEVEFYNVTDEWILNYIQSGEPMDKAGSYGIQGKGFELVKSISGDYYSVMGLPIASLKRTLTHLGLI, encoded by the coding sequence ATGGGAATTATATTAGCCTCTCAGTCTCCAAGACGAAAAGAATTATTAGAGTTAGCGGGAATTAAACATCGTGTGATTGTGAGCCAAGTGGATGAGATGTTAGATGAGGATTTAGATGTAGCGGGACAAGTTCAAGATCTTGCGATTCAAAAAGCTTGTGCAGTTGCTGAGTTATTTCCTCAAGAGACAATTATCGGTGCTGATACGATTGTTGTATTTGGTGGAAAGATTTTAGGGAAACCTAAAAATGAAGAAGATGCATTTAATATGCTAAAATCATTATCAGGACGTAAACATCAAGTAATGACTGGAGTCAGTATTATTAATAAAGATAAAGAGTTATTAACAAGTTTCGTTAATATTACCGAAGTAGAATTTTATAATGTAACTGATGAATGGATTTTAAATTATATTCAAAGCGGAGAACCTATGGATAAAGCAGGTTCATATGGAATTCAAGGAAAAGGGTTTGAATTAGTTAAATCTATTTCTGGAGATTATTATAGTGTGATGGGATTACCTATTGCTTCATTAAAACGTACATTAACACATTTAGGTTTAATTTAG